A genomic window from Cloacibacillus evryensis DSM 19522 includes:
- a CDS encoding SpoIID/LytB domain-containing protein: protein MKKYITALLFLLLFSRAAEARDVLVLLKGNASQCTIGGTSYVIRVASGGTTPAITGSFSLSYAGGASLKAGEVSYDMPVTVTSQTPIIINGVSYHGTIIFEASSSGFNIVNQVDAEEYLKGVLKDEMSPAWPAEALKAQAVLARTYTLSSKKHGKYDVCAQVHCQSYGGVASESAAINDAVAATAGELLKYGGSPAQVFYYGDSGGFSASSKSVWGKDIPYLQARPDPIAYNSPNASWQTTLSMQQIANALSASGVSVGYISSIRPYARDESGRVQQLEISGSGGRTLISGSQFRLVVGAGVVKSTLFEFGAAGTYTPASVTAPAQPSASARKSSPVVVDRSTMPQKDIDKLYWMAQNKIFSVQELVSMIGKEKDYPKFIAEGEARMSGKKTPAASPAPQPAALPANGASAGAPQFSMNAASGSSVTISGRGSGHGVGLPQWTAKALAEAGWSYRQILDYYFPGTTLERGN, encoded by the coding sequence GTGAAAAAATACATAACCGCGCTCCTGTTTCTTCTTCTCTTCTCGCGGGCGGCCGAGGCGCGCGACGTCCTGGTCCTGCTGAAGGGAAACGCCAGCCAGTGCACGATCGGCGGGACCTCCTACGTGATAAGGGTGGCCTCCGGCGGCACGACGCCGGCGATCACCGGCTCCTTTTCCCTCTCCTACGCGGGCGGCGCTTCCCTCAAAGCCGGAGAGGTGAGCTACGACATGCCGGTCACCGTGACATCGCAAACACCGATCATCATCAACGGCGTGAGCTACCATGGGACGATCATCTTTGAGGCTTCGTCCTCCGGTTTCAACATCGTAAACCAGGTGGACGCGGAGGAATACCTCAAGGGCGTGCTGAAGGACGAAATGAGCCCGGCGTGGCCGGCGGAGGCGCTCAAGGCGCAGGCCGTGCTCGCGCGCACATACACACTGTCGTCCAAGAAACATGGCAAATATGACGTCTGCGCCCAGGTGCACTGTCAAAGCTACGGCGGCGTCGCCAGCGAGTCCGCGGCCATCAACGATGCGGTGGCGGCGACGGCGGGCGAGCTCCTAAAATACGGCGGCTCGCCGGCGCAGGTCTTTTACTATGGGGACAGCGGCGGCTTCAGCGCCTCTTCAAAGTCGGTCTGGGGCAAGGACATACCTTACCTGCAGGCGCGTCCCGACCCAATAGCCTATAACAGCCCCAACGCCAGCTGGCAGACGACCCTCTCGATGCAGCAAATAGCCAACGCGCTCTCCGCCTCGGGCGTGTCGGTGGGGTACATATCGTCGATCAGGCCCTATGCGCGCGACGAGAGCGGACGCGTTCAGCAGTTGGAGATAAGCGGCAGCGGGGGGCGAACGCTGATATCGGGCAGCCAATTCCGCCTTGTCGTCGGCGCCGGCGTGGTAAAGAGCACCCTCTTTGAATTTGGCGCGGCGGGTACGTACACGCCGGCATCAGTGACGGCCCCCGCGCAGCCTTCAGCGTCGGCGCGGAAGAGTTCTCCCGTCGTCGTCGACCGCTCGACGATGCCGCAAAAAGACATCGACAAACTCTACTGGATGGCTCAAAATAAAATATTTTCCGTCCAGGAGCTCGTTTCAATGATAGGCAAAGAAAAAGATTACCCCAAATTCATCGCCGAGGGCGAGGCGCGAATGAGCGGCAAAAAGACTCCGGCGGCGTCGCCCGCGCCGCAGCCGGCCGCACTGCCGGCCAACGGCGCTTCCGCCGGCGCGCCGCAGTTTTCGATGAACGCCGCCTCCGGCTCATCCGTGACGATCTCCGGGCGAGGCTCGGGGCACGGCGTCGGCCTGCCGCAGTGGACGGCCAAGGCTCTTGCCGAAGCCGGCTGGAGCTACCGGCAGATACTGGACTATTATTTCCCCGGAACAACGCTGGAAAGAGGCAATTGA
- a CDS encoding DUF2905 domain-containing protein: MNQLGKMLIAMGLLIAAVGFLLIIAGKLNIPFGKLPGDITYQKKNLTVFAPFGTMIVVSVILTLILNIFSRWK, translated from the coding sequence ATGAACCAGCTCGGCAAGATGCTGATCGCAATGGGACTGCTGATCGCTGCGGTCGGATTTCTGTTGATCATCGCCGGAAAACTGAATATACCCTTCGGCAAACTGCCCGGTGATATCACCTACCAGAAGAAAAACCTTACCGTCTTCGCCCCCTTCGGAACGATGATCGTCGTAAGCGTCATCCTGACACTGATATTGAATATATTCTCAAGGTGGAAATAG
- the ruvB gene encoding Holliday junction branch migration DNA helicase RuvB, with the protein MDENNSSSPNKLIETMRREKDEEISTLRPQALNDFIGQSGLKDKLTIFMTASIQRSEPLDHTLFYGPPGLGKTTLAGIIAKEMKGTLRVTTGPALERAGDLAAILSNIQPNDVLFIDEIHRMSANIEEILYPAMEDFSLSIVVGKGPLARSIRLALPKFTLIGATTRLGLLTSPLRARFGIVEQLRLYSPEELTAIVKRGSGVLGVNIADEAAEEIGLRSRGTPRVALRLLRRVRDVAEVKRVPLIERDLSRYALDMLGVDPEGLDEGDRKFLRALIELFDGGPVGLSTLAAALNEDAQTIEDIYEPYLIQKGLLERTPRGRKATRNTWDYLGIPVSPHFIQLQQNQQSLFTLEEENL; encoded by the coding sequence ATGGACGAAAATAATAGCAGCAGCCCCAACAAGCTTATTGAGACGATGCGCCGCGAAAAGGATGAGGAGATATCCACGCTCCGCCCGCAGGCGCTTAACGACTTTATCGGTCAGAGCGGCCTCAAGGACAAACTGACTATCTTTATGACCGCTTCGATCCAGCGTAGCGAGCCGCTTGACCATACGCTCTTTTACGGCCCTCCCGGACTGGGCAAGACCACCCTCGCGGGGATCATCGCAAAAGAGATGAAGGGCACCCTGCGCGTCACCACCGGGCCGGCCCTGGAGCGCGCCGGCGACCTCGCGGCGATACTTTCAAATATCCAGCCGAACGACGTCCTCTTTATCGACGAGATCCATCGGATGTCGGCCAATATCGAAGAGATATTATATCCGGCGATGGAGGACTTTTCCCTCTCGATCGTGGTGGGGAAGGGCCCGCTCGCGCGTAGCATACGCCTCGCGCTGCCCAAGTTCACGCTGATCGGCGCGACGACGCGCCTCGGCCTCCTCACCTCGCCGCTGCGCGCGCGCTTCGGCATCGTCGAACAGCTCCGCCTCTATTCGCCGGAGGAGCTTACCGCGATCGTCAAGCGCGGCAGCGGCGTGCTCGGCGTAAACATCGCCGACGAGGCGGCTGAAGAGATCGGCCTCCGTTCGCGCGGAACGCCCCGCGTGGCGCTGCGCCTCCTGCGCCGCGTCCGCGACGTCGCCGAGGTCAAACGGGTCCCGCTGATCGAACGCGACCTCTCTCGCTACGCGCTTGACATGCTCGGCGTCGACCCGGAGGGACTTGACGAGGGCGACCGGAAATTCCTGCGCGCACTGATCGAGCTCTTCGACGGCGGCCCCGTGGGGCTTTCCACGCTCGCCGCGGCGCTCAACGAGGACGCGCAGACGATAGAGGATATCTACGAACCATATCTGATCCAGAAGGGGCTGCTTGAACGCACGCCGCGCGGACGCAAAGCGACGCGCAACACATGGGACTACCTCGGCATTCCCGTCTCGCCCCACTTCATACAGCTTCAGCAGAATCAGCAGAGCCTATTCACACTGGAAGAGGAGAACCTATGA
- the ruvA gene encoding Holliday junction branch migration protein RuvA, with the protein MINFLRGTLSAIAKESIVLDVSGFGIEVYPTKALLASAVLGEEMKCVAYLQISDAGLAMFGFASETERDFFLELLQVKTVGGKLAITLMRYLDIGHIIEAVKNGNVSMLSVPGLGAKRAERICFELKPKIEKKFAGVASGAPATGEASFDSFVTDALSGLGFSHGECARAIATAKAQADDDVKWSEESLLMASLSILQRR; encoded by the coding sequence ATGATAAATTTCCTGCGTGGGACGCTCTCCGCAATCGCAAAAGAAAGCATCGTGCTCGACGTCTCCGGCTTCGGCATAGAGGTCTATCCTACCAAGGCACTGCTGGCCTCCGCCGTTCTCGGCGAGGAGATGAAGTGTGTCGCTTACCTTCAGATAAGCGATGCGGGGCTGGCGATGTTTGGCTTCGCCTCTGAAACGGAAAGGGATTTTTTCCTCGAACTTCTGCAGGTCAAGACGGTCGGGGGCAAGCTGGCGATCACGCTCATGCGATACCTCGATATAGGACATATCATCGAAGCCGTCAAAAACGGCAACGTCTCCATGCTCTCCGTTCCCGGCCTCGGCGCTAAACGGGCGGAACGCATCTGCTTCGAGCTCAAGCCGAAGATAGAGAAAAAATTCGCCGGCGTCGCAAGCGGTGCTCCCGCAACTGGGGAGGCCTCTTTCGATTCGTTCGTCACGGACGCGCTGTCCGGGCTTGGATTCTCGCACGGGGAGTGCGCGCGCGCTATCGCCACCGCGAAGGCGCAGGCCGACGACGATGTGAAGTGGAGCGAGGAGAGCCTTCTGATGGCCTCTCTGAGCATCTTGCAGCGCAGGTAG
- the ruvC gene encoding crossover junction endodeoxyribonuclease RuvC produces MTNQKQNGAIRALGIDPGLGTLGYGVVSQLGSSLICETYGVIKTPAKLSLSQRLSCLYNELKSKAQAFPPDMVAVEKLFFGRNVTTAEMVWQARGVVLLFAAQLGFEPYEIKPSEVKLAVCGYGNAEKGQVQGMVAHLLGLEKNPSPDDAADALAIAIAGLAMRNYDQNILKGY; encoded by the coding sequence TTGACTAATCAAAAGCAGAACGGCGCTATAAGGGCGCTTGGTATTGACCCCGGGCTCGGGACTTTGGGCTACGGGGTCGTTTCGCAGTTGGGAAGTTCGCTGATATGCGAGACCTACGGCGTCATCAAAACTCCCGCGAAACTTTCCCTTTCGCAGCGCCTCTCCTGCCTTTATAATGAATTGAAATCAAAAGCGCAGGCGTTCCCGCCGGACATGGTCGCGGTGGAGAAGCTCTTCTTCGGAAGAAACGTCACCACCGCCGAAATGGTTTGGCAGGCGCGCGGCGTCGTCTTGTTATTCGCGGCGCAGCTTGGCTTTGAACCATATGAGATAAAGCCCAGCGAGGTAAAACTCGCCGTCTGCGGCTACGGAAACGCCGAAAAGGGGCAGGTCCAGGGGATGGTGGCGCATCTGCTCGGGCTGGAAAAGAATCCGAGCCCGGACGACGCGGCGGATGCGCTCGCGATCGCGATCGCAGGTCTCGCGATGCGCAATTACGACCAAAACATTCTGAAAGGATATTGA
- a CDS encoding YebC/PmpR family DNA-binding transcriptional regulator translates to MSGHSHWSGIKHRKAAQDAKKGVAFQKLVKDIIAAAKEGGGDPNANFRLKVAVERAKAGNVPVDNIERGIKRGTGELGGPMEEIYYEGYGPNGVAVMVQAMTDNRNRTAPDMRSLFSKSGGSIGEMGCVAWNFDRRGVVEIVGEGIDEDELMMAALEAGADDLESADDGFEVSCDPNVLSQVAQTLKGAGYNVETMEVQMVPKNTVAINNKSDAAKMLAMVERFEDHDDVQAVYANFDIPDEILSQLD, encoded by the coding sequence TTGTCAGGACATTCACATTGGTCTGGTATCAAGCACAGGAAAGCGGCGCAGGACGCCAAAAAGGGCGTAGCTTTCCAGAAACTGGTCAAGGATATTATCGCGGCGGCAAAAGAGGGCGGCGGAGATCCCAACGCCAACTTCCGCCTTAAGGTCGCGGTAGAACGCGCAAAGGCCGGCAACGTTCCCGTCGACAACATTGAGCGCGGCATCAAACGCGGTACCGGCGAACTCGGCGGCCCGATGGAAGAGATATATTATGAGGGTTACGGCCCCAACGGCGTTGCCGTGATGGTGCAGGCGATGACGGACAACAGAAACCGCACGGCCCCCGATATGCGGTCGCTGTTCTCGAAGAGCGGCGGTTCGATCGGTGAAATGGGCTGCGTGGCCTGGAATTTTGACCGCAGGGGCGTCGTGGAGATCGTCGGCGAGGGCATCGATGAAGATGAGCTGATGATGGCGGCGCTGGAGGCCGGCGCTGACGATCTGGAGTCGGCCGACGACGGCTTTGAGGTCTCCTGCGACCCGAACGTACTTTCGCAGGTGGCTCAGACCTTAAAGGGCGCCGGCTATAATGTGGAGACGATGGAAGTCCAGATGGTGCCGAAGAACACGGTGGCGATCAATAACAAATCCGACGCCGCCAAGATGCTCGCGATGGTCGAACGTTTCGAGGACCACGACGACGTGCAGGCGGTCTACGCCAACTTCGACATCCCAGACGAGATCCTGTCGCAGCTTGACTAA
- the nadE gene encoding NAD(+) synthase — translation MEIYRDPEKITRFLTSWIKEKFGVAGAKGAVLGVSGGIDSAVLAALLAKSLGPDRVIGVIMPCYSMQVDEDYAKLLAKTIGIRTMKVDLSSSYDTLKREIENSLPGLGGLSAANIKPRLRMTTLYAVAQQYGYLVCGGSNKDEITFGYFTKYGDSGVDLMPIADLLKGEVWAVAEYLGVPPEIIGRPPTAALWEGQTDEAEMGLTYKELDRYIATGDAPEETKQRIEMAFKRSAHKRAFAPMAKLPDNL, via the coding sequence ATGGAGATCTATCGGGACCCTGAAAAGATAACGCGCTTTCTGACAAGCTGGATAAAGGAAAAATTCGGCGTGGCAGGAGCGAAAGGCGCGGTGCTCGGCGTCAGCGGAGGGATCGATTCCGCGGTGCTGGCGGCGCTCCTGGCGAAGTCGCTCGGTCCGGACAGGGTGATCGGCGTGATAATGCCCTGCTACAGTATGCAGGTAGACGAGGATTACGCGAAGCTGCTGGCCAAGACCATAGGGATAAGGACGATGAAGGTCGATCTCTCATCATCCTACGACACACTCAAGAGAGAGATCGAAAACTCACTTCCCGGACTCGGCGGACTTTCCGCCGCCAACATCAAACCCAGATTACGTATGACCACGCTCTACGCGGTAGCACAGCAGTACGGATATCTTGTCTGCGGCGGGAGCAACAAGGATGAGATAACCTTCGGGTATTTTACAAAATACGGCGATTCCGGCGTCGATCTGATGCCGATCGCGGACCTGCTGAAGGGCGAGGTATGGGCCGTCGCCGAGTATCTCGGCGTTCCGCCTGAAATAATCGGCCGTCCTCCTACGGCGGCGCTCTGGGAGGGGCAGACCGACGAGGCGGAGATGGGGCTGACCTATAAGGAGCTTGACCGCTATATCGCGACGGGCGACGCGCCGGAAGAGACAAAGCAAAGAATAGAGATGGCATTTAAGAGATCGGCGCATAAAAGAGCTTTTGCACCAATGGCAAAACTGCCCGATAATCTTTAA